The following are encoded together in the Bacillota bacterium genome:
- the rpoB gene encoding DNA-directed RNA polymerase subunit beta codes for MGLANAGTQVTTQKRRERLSFGRIPEVLELPNLIEIQRQSYQWFLEHGLAEVFEEISPIQDFTGNLVLEFSHPRLEQPKYTVEECKNRDATYSAPLKVKARLINKETGEVKEQEVFMGDFPLMTEKGTFIINGAERVVVSQLVRSPGVYYDDSDRDSSGKILYKCSLIPNRGAWLEFEMDSNDIVYVRVDRTRKLPVTVLLRAMGIASDAKILEVVGESEPLRATLERDTTHTTEEALIEIYKRLRPGEPPNEDSARSLFNTLFNDPKRYDLAGVGRYKLNKKLRLMPRIAGRTLVEPVAHPQTGEILAEAGQRLDRRTAEAIEKAGVTSVVVEGAGGVPFKVVSNGAPDLTQRTLTAQDLAAVVNYFIGLMYGIGQVDDIDHLGNRRVKAVGESLQNQFRIGLSRMERVVRERMTIQDADVITPQHLINIRPVVAAIKEFFGSSQLSQFMDQTNPLAELTNKRRLSALGPGGLSRERAGFEVRDVHHSHYGRMCPVETPEGPNIGLISSLCTYARLNEFGFIETPYRRVENGVVTNEIVYLTADEEDNYIIAQANAKVGEDGRLLDAKVACRYLDKIIEVPPEQVDFMDVSPEQLVGVAAALIPFLENDDASRALMGANMQRQAVPLLRTDPPLVGTGMEYRAAIDSGAVVLCKRSGVVEAVSADRVVVKTDDGHEDVYKLTKFARSNQGTCINQRPVVKRGERVEAGDVIADGPSTNMGELSLGRNVLVAFMPWEGYNFEDAILISERLVRDDEFTSIHIEEYECQARDTKLGPEEITADIPNISDEQLRDLDENGIVRIGAEVRPGDILVGKVTPKGETELTAEERLLRAIFGEKAREVRDTSLRVPHGAGGVVVDVKIFSRENNDELPPGVNKLVRVYVAQKRKISVGDKMAGRHGNKGVVAKVLPVEDMPFLPDGTPVDMVLNPLGVPSRMNIGQVLETHLGWAAKTLGLYVATPVFDGATEDDIREMLRRAGLPENGKTILYDGRTGEPFDEPVTVGYIYMLKLAHLVDDKIHARSTGPYSLVTQQPLGGKAQFGGQRFGEMEVWALEAYGAAYTLQELLTVKSDDVVGRVKTYEAIVKGENIPEPGVPESFKVLIKELQSLCLDVRVLTEDSREVEIREDEEDITEMAKELGIELQGLDEDRDARRDRKAAATQEAEEEPEPAEEEAEDDFDVDAGQVGADEEEDDDPFAGLDLDDIDPFAVDDEDDDEEDR; via the coding sequence ATGGGTTTGGCCAACGCGGGCACCCAGGTTACGACGCAAAAGCGGCGGGAGCGGCTCTCGTTCGGCAGGATCCCGGAGGTGTTGGAGCTTCCGAACCTGATCGAGATCCAGCGCCAATCGTACCAGTGGTTCCTGGAGCACGGTTTGGCCGAGGTGTTTGAGGAGATCTCGCCGATCCAGGACTTCACGGGCAACCTGGTGCTGGAGTTCAGCCACCCGCGGCTGGAACAGCCCAAGTACACGGTGGAGGAATGCAAGAACCGGGACGCGACGTATTCGGCGCCGCTGAAGGTCAAGGCCCGGCTCATCAACAAGGAGACCGGCGAAGTCAAAGAGCAGGAAGTCTTCATGGGCGACTTCCCGCTCATGACCGAGAAGGGCACCTTTATTATTAACGGCGCGGAGCGCGTCGTCGTCAGCCAGCTGGTGCGGTCGCCGGGCGTCTATTACGACGACTCGGACCGGGACTCCAGCGGCAAGATCCTGTACAAGTGCAGCCTCATCCCCAACCGCGGCGCGTGGCTGGAGTTCGAGATGGACAGCAACGACATCGTGTACGTGCGTGTCGACCGCACGCGCAAGCTGCCGGTGACGGTGCTGCTGCGGGCCATGGGCATCGCTTCCGACGCCAAGATCCTCGAAGTCGTGGGCGAAAGCGAGCCGTTGCGGGCAACGCTGGAACGCGACACGACGCACACGACCGAAGAGGCGCTGATCGAGATTTACAAGCGGCTCCGTCCCGGCGAGCCGCCGAACGAAGACAGCGCCCGTTCGCTCTTCAATACGTTGTTCAACGACCCGAAGCGCTACGATCTGGCGGGCGTGGGCCGTTACAAGCTGAACAAGAAGCTGCGCCTCATGCCGCGCATCGCCGGCCGCACGCTGGTGGAGCCGGTCGCCCATCCGCAGACGGGCGAGATCTTGGCCGAGGCCGGCCAGCGCCTGGATCGGCGCACGGCAGAGGCCATCGAAAAGGCCGGCGTCACGTCGGTGGTGGTGGAAGGCGCGGGCGGCGTGCCTTTCAAGGTCGTCAGCAACGGCGCGCCGGACTTGACGCAGCGCACGCTGACGGCGCAGGACCTGGCCGCCGTCGTCAACTACTTCATCGGCTTGATGTACGGCATCGGCCAGGTGGACGACATCGACCACCTGGGCAACCGCCGCGTCAAAGCGGTGGGCGAGTCGCTGCAGAACCAGTTCCGCATCGGCCTTTCTCGCATGGAGCGGGTCGTGCGCGAGCGCATGACGATCCAGGACGCCGACGTCATCACGCCGCAGCACTTGATTAATATTCGGCCGGTGGTCGCGGCTATCAAAGAATTCTTCGGCAGCTCGCAGTTGTCGCAGTTTATGGACCAGACCAACCCGCTGGCCGAGCTGACCAACAAGCGGCGCCTGAGTGCGCTCGGTCCGGGCGGCCTGTCGCGCGAGCGCGCCGGCTTCGAGGTCCGCGACGTGCACCACTCGCACTACGGCCGCATGTGCCCGGTGGAGACGCCGGAAGGTCCCAATATCGGATTGATCAGCTCGCTGTGCACGTACGCGCGCCTCAATGAGTTCGGCTTCATCGAGACGCCCTACCGGCGCGTCGAAAACGGCGTCGTCACCAACGAGATCGTCTACTTGACGGCCGACGAGGAAGACAACTACATCATCGCCCAGGCCAACGCGAAAGTGGGCGAAGACGGCCGGCTGCTGGACGCCAAGGTGGCGTGCCGCTACCTGGACAAGATCATCGAGGTGCCGCCGGAGCAAGTCGACTTTATGGACGTGTCGCCGGAGCAGCTGGTCGGCGTGGCCGCGGCGCTCATTCCGTTCCTCGAAAACGACGACGCCAGCCGCGCGCTGATGGGCGCCAACATGCAGCGGCAGGCGGTGCCGCTCTTGCGCACGGATCCGCCGCTGGTGGGCACGGGCATGGAGTACCGGGCCGCGATCGACTCCGGCGCGGTGGTGCTGTGCAAGCGGAGCGGCGTCGTCGAAGCCGTCAGCGCGGACCGGGTCGTGGTCAAGACCGACGACGGCCATGAAGACGTCTACAAGCTGACCAAGTTCGCCCGCTCCAACCAGGGCACCTGCATCAACCAGCGGCCAGTGGTTAAGCGCGGCGAGCGCGTGGAGGCGGGCGACGTCATCGCCGACGGCCCGTCTACTAACATGGGCGAACTGTCGCTGGGTCGCAACGTGCTGGTCGCGTTTATGCCCTGGGAAGGGTACAACTTCGAAGACGCGATCCTCATCAGCGAGCGGCTCGTGCGCGACGACGAGTTCACGTCCATTCACATTGAAGAGTACGAGTGCCAGGCGCGCGACACGAAGCTGGGTCCCGAGGAGATCACGGCGGACATCCCCAACATCAGCGACGAGCAGCTGCGCGACCTGGACGAGAACGGCATCGTCCGCATCGGCGCCGAGGTGCGCCCAGGCGACATCCTCGTCGGCAAAGTCACGCCCAAGGGCGAGACCGAGCTGACCGCGGAAGAGCGCCTGTTGCGGGCCATCTTCGGTGAGAAGGCGCGCGAGGTGCGCGACACCTCCCTGCGCGTGCCGCACGGCGCGGGCGGCGTCGTCGTGGACGTGAAGATCTTCTCGCGCGAGAACAACGACGAGCTGCCGCCGGGCGTCAACAAGCTGGTGCGGGTGTATGTGGCCCAGAAGCGCAAGATCTCGGTGGGCGACAAGATGGCGGGCCGCCACGGGAACAAAGGCGTCGTGGCCAAGGTGCTGCCGGTGGAGGACATGCCGTTCCTGCCGGACGGCACGCCGGTGGACATGGTGCTCAACCCCTTGGGCGTCCCGTCCCGCATGAACATCGGGCAAGTGCTGGAGACGCACCTGGGTTGGGCCGCCAAGACGCTGGGCTTGTACGTGGCCACGCCGGTCTTCGACGGCGCCACCGAGGACGACATCCGCGAGATGCTGCGCCGGGCCGGCTTGCCGGAGAACGGCAAGACCATCCTCTACGACGGCCGTACCGGCGAGCCCTTCGACGAGCCGGTGACGGTGGGCTACATCTACATGCTCAAGCTGGCCCACTTGGTCGACGACAAGATCCACGCCCGCTCGACGGGTCCGTACTCGCTGGTGACGCAGCAGCCGCTGGGCGGCAAGGCGCAGTTCGGCGGCCAGCGCTTCGGCGAGATGGAAGTCTGGGCGCTGGAGGCGTACGGCGCGGCCTACACGCTCCAGGAGCTGCTGACGGTCAAGTCCGACGACGTGGTCGGGCGTGTCAAGACGTACGAGGCCATCGTTAAGGGCGAGAACATCCCCGAGCCGGGCGTTCCCGAGTCGTTCAAAGTGCTCATCAAAGAGCTGCAGAGCTTGTGCCTGGACGTGCGGGTGCTCACCGAGGACTCGCGGGAAGTGGAGATCCGCGAGGACGAGGAAGACATCACCGAGATGGCCAAGGAGCTGGGCATCGAGTTGCAGGGCCTCGACGAGGACAGGGATGCGCGGCGTGACCGCAAGGCGGCCGCGACCCAGGAGGCTGAGGAGGAGCCTGAGCCGGCCGAGGAGGAGGCCGAGGACGACTTTGACGTCGATGCCGGCCAGGTGGGCGCCGACGAAGAGGAGGACGACGACCCGTTCGCGGGCTTGGATTTGGACGACATCGACCCCTTCGCCGTGGACGATGAAGACGACGACGAAGAGGACCGCTAA
- the rpoC gene encoding DNA-directed RNA polymerase subunit beta', with the protein MLDVNNFDRIRIGLASPEQIRAWSSGEVKKPETINYRTLKPEREGLFCEKIFGPTKDWECHCGKYKRVRYRGIVCDRCGVEVTRAKVRRERMGHIELAAPVSHIWFFKGIPSRMGLLLDMSPRALEKVLYFASYIVIDPGDTPLAKKQLLTESEYREYREKYGNAFRAGMGAEAIKELLAEIDLDELCAELRREVAESTGQRRVRAIRRLEVAEAFRKSGNRPEWMILEVIPVIPPDLRPMVQLDGGRFATSDLNDLYRRVINRNNRLKRLLELGAPDIIVRNEKRMLQEAVDALIDNGRRGRPVTGPGNRPLKSLSDMLKGKQGRFRQNLLGKRVDYSGRSVIVVGPELKLHQCGLPKEMALELFKPFVMKRLVDKGYAQNIKNAKRMVERVRPEVWDVLEEVIKEHPVLLNRAPTLHRLGIQAFEPVLVEGRAIKIHPLVCAAYNADFDGDQMAVHVPLSAEAQAEARLLMLSSHNLLLPASGRPVVTPTQDMVIGCYYLTMPEEGAKGEGRVFANPDEVRLAYEHGEVDLHAKIKVRIKGQLIETTPGRVFFNEVLPEEMEFQNHLIDRRELGRLVDRLYRRFGNTRTAEVLDRIKTLGFHYATQSGTTVSVEDFVIPPEKDELIAKAEQEVELIERQHRRGLITAEERYQKIVQIWTETKNAVTKAMEAHLDKFNPVWMMAKSGARGNIAQLAQMAGMRGLVADPTGRTIEIPIKSNFREGLTVLEYFISTHGTRKGLADTAIRTADSGYLTRRLVDVAQDVIVREEDCGTTEGIRVSAIKEPTSEAEEIIEPLRDRIIGRISAERIVNPKTGEVILEENQMIDEEIADEIERAGIESVVIRSVLTCRTRHGVCVRCYGRDLATGRLVEVGEAVGIIAAQSIGEPGTQLTMRTFHTGGVAGEDITAGLPRVEELFEARKPKGQAVITEVAGTVRVEETKGQRRVVVTDAEGQEHVYPIPYGSRLRVRDGSVVEPGDSLTEGPVNPHDILRVKGVHGVQTYIVQEVQKVYRSQGVDINDKHIEVIVRQMMRKVKVEDPGDTELLPGGLVDQFEFEDENKKVIAEGKRPAVAKPVLLGITKASLATESFLSAASFQETTRVLTDAAIKGKEDPLIGLKENVIIGKLIPAGTGMARYRNIVVKPASGAQAAGDGALVGASGDGAEPVSAAQ; encoded by the coding sequence ATGCTGGATGTGAACAACTTCGACCGGATCCGCATCGGGCTCGCATCCCCCGAACAGATCCGGGCCTGGTCCAGCGGTGAGGTCAAGAAGCCTGAGACCATCAACTACCGCACGCTGAAGCCGGAGCGGGAAGGCCTGTTTTGCGAAAAGATTTTCGGGCCGACCAAGGACTGGGAGTGCCACTGCGGCAAGTACAAGCGCGTGCGCTACCGCGGCATCGTCTGCGATCGCTGCGGCGTGGAGGTCACGCGCGCCAAAGTGCGGCGCGAGCGCATGGGCCACATCGAGCTGGCCGCTCCCGTCTCTCACATCTGGTTCTTCAAGGGCATTCCGTCCCGCATGGGCCTGCTGCTGGACATGTCGCCCCGAGCGCTGGAGAAGGTGCTGTACTTCGCGTCGTACATCGTCATCGATCCGGGCGATACGCCGTTGGCGAAGAAGCAGCTGCTGACGGAGAGCGAATACCGGGAGTACCGGGAGAAATACGGCAACGCGTTCCGGGCCGGCATGGGCGCCGAAGCCATCAAGGAGCTGCTGGCCGAGATCGACTTGGACGAGCTCTGCGCGGAGCTGCGCCGCGAGGTGGCGGAGTCCACGGGCCAGCGGCGCGTGCGGGCCATCCGCCGGCTGGAGGTGGCCGAGGCGTTCCGCAAGTCGGGCAACCGGCCGGAGTGGATGATCCTGGAGGTCATTCCGGTCATCCCGCCGGACTTGCGGCCCATGGTGCAGCTGGACGGCGGCCGTTTCGCCACGTCCGACCTTAATGACCTGTACCGGCGCGTCATCAACCGCAACAACCGCCTCAAGCGGCTGCTGGAGCTGGGCGCGCCCGACATCATCGTCCGCAACGAGAAGCGGATGCTCCAGGAAGCCGTCGACGCGCTTATCGACAACGGCCGCCGCGGCCGCCCGGTCACGGGCCCCGGCAACCGGCCGCTGAAGTCGCTCAGCGATATGCTCAAGGGCAAGCAGGGGCGCTTCCGCCAGAACCTGCTGGGCAAGCGCGTCGACTACTCGGGCCGTTCGGTCATCGTCGTCGGCCCCGAGCTCAAGTTGCACCAGTGCGGCTTGCCCAAGGAGATGGCGCTGGAACTCTTCAAGCCCTTCGTGATGAAGCGGCTGGTGGATAAGGGCTACGCGCAAAACATCAAGAACGCCAAGCGCATGGTCGAGCGCGTCCGGCCGGAAGTGTGGGACGTGCTGGAGGAAGTCATCAAGGAGCACCCGGTGTTGCTCAACCGCGCGCCCACGCTGCACCGGCTGGGCATCCAAGCTTTCGAGCCCGTGCTGGTGGAAGGCCGCGCCATCAAGATTCACCCGCTGGTTTGCGCCGCGTACAACGCCGACTTCGACGGCGACCAGATGGCCGTGCACGTGCCGCTGTCGGCGGAGGCCCAGGCCGAGGCGCGGCTGCTCATGCTGTCGTCACACAACCTGCTGTTGCCGGCTTCGGGCCGCCCGGTCGTGACGCCGACGCAGGACATGGTCATCGGCTGCTACTACCTGACCATGCCCGAGGAAGGCGCCAAAGGCGAGGGCCGGGTGTTCGCCAACCCCGACGAGGTGCGCCTGGCCTACGAGCACGGCGAAGTGGACCTGCACGCCAAGATTAAGGTGCGCATCAAGGGCCAGCTCATCGAGACGACGCCGGGCCGCGTCTTCTTTAATGAAGTGCTGCCCGAAGAGATGGAGTTCCAGAACCACCTCATCGACCGGCGCGAGCTGGGCCGCCTGGTGGACCGGCTGTACCGGCGCTTCGGCAACACCCGGACGGCGGAAGTGCTGGACCGCATCAAGACGCTGGGCTTCCACTACGCGACTCAGTCGGGCACGACGGTGAGCGTCGAAGACTTCGTCATCCCGCCGGAAAAGGACGAGCTCATCGCCAAGGCTGAGCAGGAAGTGGAGCTCATCGAGCGCCAGCACCGCCGCGGCCTCATCACCGCCGAGGAGCGGTACCAGAAGATCGTCCAGATCTGGACCGAGACCAAGAACGCGGTCACCAAGGCGATGGAGGCGCACCTGGACAAGTTCAATCCGGTGTGGATGATGGCCAAGTCGGGCGCTCGCGGCAACATCGCGCAGCTCGCCCAGATGGCCGGCATGCGCGGCCTGGTGGCCGACCCGACGGGCCGGACCATCGAGATTCCGATCAAGTCCAACTTCCGCGAAGGCCTCACGGTGCTGGAGTACTTCATCTCCACGCACGGCACCCGCAAGGGCCTGGCGGACACGGCCATCCGGACGGCGGACTCGGGTTACCTGACCCGCCGCCTCGTGGACGTCGCCCAGGACGTCATCGTGCGGGAGGAAGACTGCGGCACAACCGAAGGCATCCGGGTGTCGGCCATCAAGGAGCCGACCAGCGAAGCGGAAGAGATCATCGAGCCGCTGCGTGACCGCATCATCGGGCGCATCTCGGCCGAGCGCATCGTGAACCCGAAGACCGGCGAGGTCATCCTCGAAGAGAACCAGATGATCGACGAGGAGATCGCCGACGAGATCGAGCGGGCCGGCATCGAGTCGGTGGTCATCCGCTCGGTGCTGACTTGCCGCACGCGGCACGGCGTCTGCGTCCGCTGCTACGGCCGCGACCTGGCGACGGGCCGGCTGGTGGAAGTGGGCGAGGCGGTCGGCATCATCGCGGCCCAGTCCATCGGCGAGCCCGGCACGCAGCTGACGATGCGCACGTTCCACACGGGCGGCGTCGCCGGCGAAGACATCACGGCTGGTCTGCCGCGGGTGGAGGAGCTGTTCGAGGCCCGCAAGCCGAAAGGCCAAGCGGTCATCACCGAGGTGGCCGGCACGGTGCGCGTCGAGGAGACCAAGGGCCAGCGGCGCGTCGTCGTCACCGACGCGGAAGGGCAAGAGCACGTCTACCCGATCCCGTACGGCTCGCGCCTGCGGGTGCGGGACGGCTCCGTGGTCGAGCCCGGCGACAGCCTGACCGAGGGCCCGGTGAACCCGCACGACATCCTGCGGGTCAAGGGCGTGCACGGCGTCCAGACGTACATCGTCCAGGAAGTGCAGAAGGTCTACCGGTCGCAGGGCGTCGACATCAACGACAAGCACATCGAGGTCATCGTCCGGCAGATGATGCGCAAGGTCAAGGTCGAGGACCCGGGCGACACCGAGCTCTTGCCCGGCGGCCTGGTGGATCAGTTCGAGTTTGAAGACGAGAACAAGAAGGTCATCGCGGAGGGCAAGCGGCCGGCTGTGGCCAAGCCGGTGCTGCTGGGCATCACCAAGGCGTCGCTGGCCACGGAGAGCTTCCTGTCCGCGGCGTCGTTCCAGGAGACGACGCGGGTGCTGACCGACGCCGCGATCAAGGGCAAGGAAGACCCGCTGATCGGCTTGAAGGAAAACGTCATCATCGGCAAGCTGATCCCGGCGGGCACCGGCATGGCTCGCTATCGCAACATCGTCGTGAAGCCGGCGTCCGGCGCACAGGCGGCGGGCGACGGGGCCCTGGTCGGCGCGTCCGGCGACGGCGCGGAGCCGGTTTCGGCGGCGCAATAG
- a CDS encoding 50S ribosomal protein L7Ae-like protein, whose product MPDRLTKASHRAVGTRQTLKAIQNGTAQVVYIARDADPHVVKPVEDLCRKAGIELVYVDHMKELGRYCSIDVGAAAAAILSGRPSR is encoded by the coding sequence ATGCCGGATCGGTTAACGAAGGCGTCGCATCGGGCCGTGGGCACGCGCCAGACGCTGAAGGCCATTCAGAACGGCACGGCCCAAGTGGTGTACATCGCGCGCGATGCCGATCCGCATGTGGTCAAGCCCGTCGAGGACTTGTGCCGCAAGGCCGGCATCGAGCTGGTGTACGTCGACCACATGAAAGAGCTCGGAAGATATTGTTCGATCGACGTGGGAGCTGCGGCGGCCGCGATTCTCAGCGGCCGCCCGTCTCGGTGA
- a CDS encoding 30S ribosomal protein S12: MPTINQLVRHGRQKKVRKSKAPALRYTYNALKGRTMESNPAPFKRGVCTRVYTTTPKKPNSALRKVARVRLTNGIEVTAYIPGEGHNLQEHSVVLVRGGRVKDLPGVRYHIVRGTLDAAGVKDRRQGRSKYGAKRPK; this comes from the coding sequence TTGCCGACTATCAACCAGCTGGTGCGTCATGGGCGCCAGAAGAAGGTGCGCAAGAGCAAGGCGCCGGCTCTGCGCTACACGTACAACGCCCTGAAAGGCCGCACGATGGAGTCGAATCCGGCTCCGTTCAAGCGCGGCGTTTGCACGCGTGTGTACACGACGACGCCGAAGAAGCCCAACTCGGCGCTGCGGAAAGTGGCGCGCGTGAGGCTGACCAACGGCATCGAGGTGACCGCCTACATTCCGGGCGAGGGGCACAACCTCCAGGAGCACTCGGTCGTTCTGGTCCGGGGCGGGCGCGTCAAGGACCTGCCTGGCGTGCGCTATCACATCGTGCGCGGCACGCTGGACGCCGCGGGTGTGAAGGACCGCCGGCAAGGGCGCTCGAAGTACGGTGCCAAGCGGCCTAAGTAA
- a CDS encoding 30S ribosomal protein S7, which yields MRRARAVRREIAPDPVYGSVLVHQLINKVMRDGKKSLAQKIVYGAFDLIKERTGENPLDVLDKAVRNAMPVLEVRPRRVGGATYQVPLEVRPERRVTLALRWIVQFARERKDKTMIERLANELLDAAQGQGGAVKKRDETHRMAEANRAFAHYRW from the coding sequence ATGCGCAGAGCGAGGGCGGTCAGGCGGGAGATTGCGCCGGATCCTGTATACGGCAGCGTCCTCGTGCATCAGCTCATCAACAAAGTGATGCGGGACGGCAAGAAGAGCCTGGCCCAAAAGATTGTGTACGGCGCGTTTGATTTGATTAAGGAGCGCACCGGCGAAAACCCCTTGGACGTCCTGGACAAGGCGGTGCGCAACGCGATGCCGGTGCTTGAGGTTCGGCCTCGCCGCGTGGGCGGCGCTACGTACCAGGTGCCGCTGGAGGTGCGTCCCGAGCGGCGGGTGACGCTGGCCCTGCGCTGGATCGTGCAGTTCGCTCGCGAGCGCAAGGACAAGACGATGATCGAGCGGCTCGCCAACGAGCTGCTGGACGCTGCGCAAGGGCAGGGCGGCGCCGTCAAGAAGCGCGACGAGACGCACCGGATGGCGGAGGCCAACCGCGCCTTTGCGCACTACCGCTGGTAA
- the fusA gene encoding elongation factor G, with protein sequence MARAFPLERTRNIGIMAHIDAGKTTTTERILFYTGRTHRLGETHEGSATMDWMVQERERGITITAAATTCQWKGYRINIIDTPGHVDFTVEVERSLRVLDGAIAVFCGVNGVEPQSETVWRQADKYRVPRIAFVNKMDRVGADFLRVVEQMRERLGTRAVPIQLPIGSEENFRGVVDLITQKAIIYTDDLGTHVEESEIPADVLDAVAEAREALIEAAAEQDDALMEKYLEGAEITVEELKAAIRKGCLSMALTPVLCGSAFKNKGVQPLLDAVVDYLPSPLDLPPVRGQKPGTEEEEVREVSDDAPFAALAFKIMADPYVGKLAFFRVYSGTLKAGSYVYNATKGKRERIGRLMLMHANHREEVDEVYAGDIAAAVGLRDTTTGDTLCDEAHPILLESPDFPEPVIAQAIEPKTKGDQDKLAMALQRLMEEDPTFRVTTDEETGQTIIHGMGELHLEIIVDRLLREFKVAANVGKPQVAYRETLTKPVRAEGRFVRQTGGRGQYGHVILEIEPLPPGSGFEFVNKIVGGVVPKEYIPAVEAGIKEAMQSGPLAGYPVVDVRVSLVDGSYHEVDSSEMAFKIAGSMGFKEGAKNAEPILLEPIMSVEVTTPEEFLGDVMGDLNARRGHIEGMDRRGNAQIVRAKVPLAEMFGYATDLRSMTQGRATYTMQFSHYAPVPANIAQSIIAERV encoded by the coding sequence GTGGCTAGAGCATTCCCATTGGAACGAACCCGGAACATCGGGATCATGGCCCACATCGACGCGGGCAAGACGACGACGACGGAGCGCATTTTGTTCTACACGGGGCGCACGCATCGTCTCGGCGAGACACACGAGGGTTCCGCGACGATGGACTGGATGGTGCAGGAGCGCGAGCGCGGCATCACCATCACCGCGGCGGCCACCACGTGCCAGTGGAAAGGATATCGGATTAACATCATAGACACGCCCGGGCACGTGGACTTCACCGTCGAGGTGGAGCGCAGCTTGCGCGTCCTCGACGGTGCCATTGCCGTCTTCTGCGGCGTCAACGGCGTCGAGCCGCAGTCCGAGACGGTGTGGCGCCAGGCCGACAAGTACCGCGTCCCGCGCATCGCGTTCGTGAACAAGATGGACCGCGTTGGCGCCGACTTTTTGCGCGTCGTGGAACAAATGCGCGAGCGGCTCGGTACGCGGGCGGTGCCGATTCAGCTGCCCATCGGGTCCGAGGAGAACTTCCGCGGCGTCGTCGACCTGATCACGCAGAAGGCCATCATCTATACCGACGACCTCGGCACGCACGTCGAGGAGTCGGAGATCCCGGCCGACGTGCTGGACGCGGTGGCCGAGGCCCGGGAGGCGCTCATCGAGGCGGCGGCGGAGCAAGACGACGCGCTGATGGAAAAGTACTTGGAAGGCGCGGAAATCACCGTTGAAGAGCTGAAGGCGGCCATCCGCAAGGGCTGCCTCTCGATGGCGCTGACGCCGGTGCTGTGCGGCTCGGCCTTCAAGAATAAGGGCGTCCAGCCGCTGCTGGACGCGGTGGTGGACTACCTGCCCTCGCCGCTGGATCTGCCTCCGGTTCGCGGCCAGAAACCCGGGACCGAAGAGGAGGAGGTGCGCGAGGTCAGCGACGACGCGCCGTTCGCGGCGCTGGCGTTCAAGATTATGGCCGACCCGTACGTCGGCAAGCTGGCGTTCTTCCGCGTCTATTCGGGCACGCTCAAGGCCGGCTCGTACGTGTACAACGCGACTAAGGGCAAGCGGGAGCGCATCGGGCGCCTCATGCTCATGCACGCCAATCACCGCGAAGAGGTTGACGAGGTGTACGCCGGCGACATCGCCGCGGCCGTGGGCCTGCGGGATACGACGACCGGCGACACGTTGTGCGACGAGGCGCACCCGATTTTGCTGGAGAGCCCGGACTTCCCGGAGCCGGTGATCGCCCAGGCCATCGAGCCGAAGACGAAGGGCGATCAGGACAAGCTGGCCATGGCGCTGCAACGCCTGATGGAGGAAGACCCGACGTTCCGCGTCACGACCGACGAGGAAACCGGGCAGACCATCATCCACGGCATGGGCGAGCTGCACCTGGAAATCATCGTGGACCGGCTCTTGCGGGAGTTCAAAGTGGCGGCGAACGTGGGCAAGCCGCAGGTCGCCTACCGCGAGACGCTGACCAAGCCGGTGCGGGCGGAAGGGCGTTTCGTGCGGCAGACGGGCGGCCGCGGCCAGTACGGCCACGTCATCTTGGAGATCGAGCCGCTGCCGCCGGGCTCCGGCTTCGAGTTCGTCAACAAGATCGTCGGCGGCGTCGTGCCCAAGGAGTACATCCCGGCGGTCGAGGCGGGCATCAAAGAGGCGATGCAGAGCGGCCCGCTGGCCGGCTATCCGGTCGTGGACGTGCGCGTGTCGCTGGTGGACGGGTCGTACCATGAGGTGGACTCGTCCGAGATGGCGTTCAAGATCGCCGGTTCCATGGGCTTCAAGGAAGGCGCCAAGAACGCCGAACCCATTCTGCTCGAACCCATCATGTCCGTCGAGGTGACGACGCCCGAGGAATTTCTGGGCGACGTGATGGGCGACCTGAACGCTCGCCGCGGCCACATCGAAGGCATGGACCGGCGGGGCAACGCCCAGATCGTGCGGGCGAAGGTGCCGCTGGCCGAGATGTTCGGCTACGCCACCGACCTGCGTTCCATGACGCAGGGACGGGCCACGTACACGATGCAATTCAGCCATTACGCGCCGGTACCGGCCAACATCGCGCAAAGCATCATCGCCGAGCGCGTGTGA